One genomic region from Methanocaldococcus fervens AG86 encodes:
- a CDS encoding YqaA family protein — translation MINFEVFKEFLLNLIKDYGYFGIFLAGFSEPIFQPFPTEIFIVSGILLGLDWVLVLIVSTVACNVGAAITYYLAKNYGEWLMLKLFDEEKIRKGTIHFKKWGVLGIIIASFTPIPFEVICWICGSFEMPFERYMFAVFLSRLIRHGMVILPFALKNHIILINT, via the coding sequence ATGATCAACTTTGAAGTATTTAAAGAATTCTTATTAAATCTTATAAAAGATTATGGGTATTTTGGAATATTCTTAGCAGGATTTTCTGAGCCAATATTCCAGCCGTTTCCAACAGAGATATTTATTGTTTCAGGTATTTTATTGGGATTGGACTGGGTTTTAGTTTTAATTGTCTCAACAGTTGCATGCAATGTTGGAGCGGCAATTACATATTATCTTGCAAAAAATTATGGAGAATGGTTAATGCTAAAATTATTTGATGAAGAAAAAATAAGAAAAGGGACTATTCATTTCAAAAAATGGGGAGTCTTAGGGATTATAATTGCAAGTTTTACTCCAATTCCTTTTGAAGTCATATGCTGGATTTGCGGTAGTTTTGAAATGCCTTTTGAAAGATACATGTTTGCAGTATTTTTAAGTAGGTTAATTAGGCATGGAATGGTTATTTTACCATTTGCTTTGAAAAATCATATAATTTTGATTAATACTTGA
- a CDS encoding HypC/HybG/HupF family hydrogenase formation chaperone, which produces MCLAIPCKVVEIIEEDGEKYAIAEYKGVKQKAKLTLLDKEVKIGDYILIHTGYALEVLSEEDAKLSLDAWEELFKALEEMEQ; this is translated from the coding sequence ATGTGTTTGGCAATTCCATGTAAAGTCGTTGAAATTATAGAAGAGGATGGAGAAAAATACGCGATAGCTGAGTATAAAGGAGTTAAGCAAAAGGCAAAATTAACACTCTTAGATAAAGAGGTTAAAATAGGAGATTACATATTAATACACACAGGTTATGCTTTAGAGGTTTTAAGCGAAGAAGATGCTAAATTAAGTTTAGACGCTTGGGAAGAATTATTTAAAGCATTAGAAGAGATGGAACAATAG
- a CDS encoding 4Fe-4S dicluster domain-containing protein produces MAVTIDYNLCKGAECAECANNCPMEVFEIEGDKVVVARPEDCSYCGVCEDVCPTGAVKVEPE; encoded by the coding sequence ATGGCTGTAACAATAGATTACAACTTATGTAAGGGAGCTGAATGTGCAGAGTGTGCAAACAACTGCCCAATGGAAGTTTTTGAAATTGAAGGAGACAAAGTAGTTGTTGCAAGACCTGAAGATTGCAGTTACTGTGGAGTTTGTGAAGATGTTTGCCCAACAGGAGCTGTAAAGGTTGAACCAGAATAA